One Sodalinema gerasimenkoae IPPAS B-353 DNA segment encodes these proteins:
- a CDS encoding ATP-grasp domain-containing protein, whose protein sequence is MSKDSLCQSIEVASRGNPKNSDFFSGKRFPEIHTTTVDKKFKYDIDGRLFFENTSPSKTDQFDIIFLRIDRPVSNEFLSFLTNHFPEKNIINTPSGIKVTGSKDFLINFPELCPPLKLCHTVQDVVKFSRQFPIVLKPLHNYGGKGIVKVVGDYVWDKNTRISFAEYKPVLAKHFHDTGSYLAMKYLKNVDQGDKRVIVVNGEIMGATLRLPKKGSWVCNISMGGSSRFAEPDQQEVKIANTISPKLTEKGVVIYGFDTLVDDDNRRVLSEINTLNVGGLLQAEMHSGQPVIKKSSDLIWTYISENIDIIK, encoded by the coding sequence ATGTCAAAAGACTCCTTGTGTCAATCTATAGAAGTTGCGAGTAGGGGTAATCCTAAGAATAGTGATTTTTTTAGCGGTAAGCGATTTCCAGAAATTCATACGACTACCGTAGATAAAAAGTTTAAGTATGATATTGATGGTAGGCTATTTTTTGAAAATACATCACCATCTAAGACAGACCAATTTGATATAATTTTCTTGAGAATCGACAGACCTGTTTCTAATGAATTTTTAAGTTTTCTCACCAATCATTTTCCAGAAAAGAATATTATAAATACTCCATCAGGAATTAAGGTGACGGGATCAAAAGATTTTTTAATTAACTTCCCAGAACTTTGCCCTCCTCTCAAACTTTGCCATACTGTCCAGGACGTTGTAAAGTTTAGTCGTCAATTTCCCATTGTTTTAAAGCCTTTACACAACTATGGGGGTAAAGGAATTGTTAAGGTTGTTGGTGATTATGTGTGGGATAAAAATACTCGGATCTCTTTTGCTGAATATAAACCAGTTCTGGCAAAACATTTTCATGATACGGGTAGCTATCTAGCCATGAAATATTTAAAAAATGTCGATCAAGGCGATAAAAGGGTGATTGTTGTCAATGGTGAGATTATGGGAGCAACTCTAAGATTACCCAAAAAAGGATCTTGGGTTTGTAATATTTCTATGGGTGGCTCTTCTCGCTTTGCAGAGCCTGATCAACAAGAAGTTAAGATTGCCAATACGATTAGTCCTAAACTCACCGAAAAAGGAGTAGTAATTTATGGGTTTGATACATTAGTTGATGATGATAATCGTCGGGTTTTGTCGGAAATCAACACATTAAATGTAGGAGGTTTGTTGCAAGCTGAAATGCACTCGGGTCAGCCAGTTATCAAAAAATCATCTGATTTGATATGGACGTATATCTCTGAAAATATCGATATTATCAAATAA
- a CDS encoding SIR2 family protein, whose protein sequence is MNEIDLAELINTPKPGDCPYTLFLGAGASVSSGIPSANAMVRNWQRSIYQSITKGESDENDFGRWLEHEYDQWKEAHLLYPGQTDYSLLFSYRYKQPQERQLYIEKLLEMKKPSFGYLYLGSLVAGKYFNRVITTNFDDLLNDTLRKFYDIKPMVCAFDSAISGIRIASQKPKIVKLHGDFLYSDIRSISRKVNYSFRSLQENMEEKIEEMCKGYGLIVVGYNGNDQSIMSALNNILKSPEYLTYGLHWCLTSNSIPYKLQELKNSYPDTIHFYYIESFDQLMEKIHLACRTDMPKVLTEPHKYSLTKEFYESVRGGSSAKLTSSMKYYLDVFIRRAVNKINTDDYLIMQAELNWELGAEKRSNNKPEEAMDQFFTGYCTLLKITANSVENSIKVLRRKSGLCIGIAKLNKAGIAIPQSQENQENILLEDWESALKLSLEFVDEGIRISQTIEAQTVPLPLRRTFPYNGCCAYSLLSEWSQYFTDINSITETENLIQEKVIDFIENIKSLDLEKTHLQKLSRDSDFQYLLNYSNSIKNLLNSNTKKR, encoded by the coding sequence ATGAATGAAATTGATTTAGCTGAATTGATTAATACTCCGAAGCCTGGAGATTGCCCCTATACCCTGTTTTTAGGTGCGGGTGCGTCCGTATCCTCGGGGATTCCATCAGCCAATGCTATGGTGCGCAATTGGCAAAGATCGATTTATCAATCGATAACCAAGGGAGAGAGCGATGAAAATGACTTCGGCAGATGGCTGGAGCATGAATATGATCAATGGAAAGAAGCCCATTTATTATATCCTGGACAAACTGACTATTCCCTGCTATTTAGTTACCGTTATAAGCAACCACAGGAAAGGCAGCTATATATCGAAAAACTTCTTGAAATGAAGAAGCCGTCTTTTGGATATTTGTATCTAGGTAGTCTTGTTGCTGGAAAGTATTTCAACAGGGTAATAACAACTAATTTCGATGATTTGCTGAACGATACCTTACGTAAGTTTTATGACATCAAACCCATGGTATGTGCTTTTGATTCTGCAATTTCGGGTATTCGTATCGCTAGTCAGAAACCGAAAATAGTTAAACTGCATGGTGATTTTTTGTATAGCGATATACGTAGTATCAGCAGAAAAGTGAATTACTCTTTTCGTAGCTTACAAGAAAATATGGAGGAAAAAATCGAAGAAATGTGCAAAGGTTATGGCTTAATAGTCGTAGGGTATAATGGAAATGATCAATCTATAATGTCTGCATTAAATAATATCTTAAAAAGTCCTGAGTACTTAACGTATGGATTGCATTGGTGCCTTACATCTAATTCTATTCCATACAAATTACAAGAACTCAAAAACTCCTATCCCGACACAATTCACTTTTATTACATAGAAAGTTTTGATCAATTGATGGAGAAAATCCATCTTGCTTGCCGAACTGATATGCCCAAAGTATTAACTGAACCGCATAAATACAGTTTAACCAAGGAATTTTATGAGTCTGTTAGAGGAGGAAGCAGTGCAAAATTAACCTCATCAATGAAGTATTACTTAGATGTTTTTATCAGGAGAGCAGTTAATAAAATAAATACAGACGATTACTTGATTATGCAAGCTGAGCTCAATTGGGAACTCGGAGCAGAAAAACGATCTAATAATAAACCTGAAGAGGCAATGGATCAGTTTTTTACTGGATATTGCACTTTGTTGAAAATCACAGCAAACTCTGTTGAAAACTCAATAAAAGTTTTACGTAGAAAATCGGGGCTATGTATTGGAATTGCTAAGCTAAACAAAGCAGGAATTGCTATTCCTCAGTCACAGGAAAATCAGGAAAATATTTTGTTGGAAGATTGGGAGTCAGCTTTAAAGCTTTCTCTGGAGTTTGTCGATGAAGGTATTCGTATATCGCAGACAATAGAAGCTCAGACTGTTCCGCTACCATTACGACGTACTTTTCCCTATAATGGCTGTTGTGCTTATTCTCTCTTAAGTGAATGGAGTCAATATTTTACCGATATAAATTCTATCACTGAAACAGAGAATTTAATACAAGAAAAGGTTATTGACTTTATTGAGAATATCAAAAGCCTCGATCTGGAAAAGACCCACTTGCAGAAGTTGAGTAGAGATTCTGATTTTCAATATTTACTCAACTATTCTAATAGTATAAAAAATCTCCTAAATTCTAACACAAAAAAGAGGTGA
- a CDS encoding IS66 family transposase has product MEINLPAIPKYPEAFHQLSKLELVALVLHQQALLEQLLGQVERLKRLIDKGAQTSSKPSLSDLIRRSEKAQGDKESAQEDSRKPLVQLGHRGTTRKGFGRGNPYEVLEPRRCPVSGGQHFQDKEYSRVTEVVAQLVERPVEIVEYQQVRRVCGDCGETVSGEFLDRMIPGQDLGDRLQGILAWIGHYGNLSYGKQQEWFEEFTQIRVGIRTLEATSRRVAPANLGTLEALSKWFRHQPSTHVDESPELVGGMKEWLWTVSGEGYRLLHPGDTRSRRKLELEQLLGQKFAGVLSSDDFSVYNGYQASTQGYSTLIKALIKNT; this is encoded by the coding sequence ATGGAAATCAATCTGCCAGCCATCCCCAAATACCCAGAGGCCTTCCACCAACTCTCAAAATTGGAGTTGGTGGCGTTGGTGCTGCACCAACAAGCCTTGCTCGAACAGCTACTTGGGCAAGTCGAACGGCTCAAAAGACTGATAGACAAGGGTGCCCAGACCTCGTCAAAGCCCTCATTAAGCGACTTAATTCGCCGCTCAGAGAAAGCCCAAGGCGACAAGGAATCAGCTCAAGAGGACTCACGAAAACCGCTAGTACAACTGGGACACAGAGGGACAACCCGTAAGGGATTTGGTCGGGGGAACCCCTACGAGGTCTTAGAACCGAGACGTTGTCCGGTTTCTGGAGGGCAACATTTTCAGGACAAGGAATACAGCCGTGTCACCGAGGTCGTCGCCCAACTGGTAGAACGACCGGTGGAAATCGTCGAATATCAACAAGTGCGGCGAGTCTGTGGCGACTGTGGAGAGACAGTCAGTGGGGAGTTCCTCGACCGCATGATCCCCGGACAAGATTTAGGGGATCGTCTCCAGGGGATTCTGGCCTGGATAGGTCATTATGGGAATCTGTCCTATGGCAAACAACAGGAATGGTTCGAAGAATTTACCCAAATCCGGGTGGGAATTAGGACTTTAGAAGCCACCAGTCGGCGAGTGGCCCCAGCCAACCTCGGGACTCTAGAGGCTTTGTCGAAGTGGTTTCGACATCAGCCCTCAACTCATGTAGACGAATCCCCCGAGTTAGTCGGTGGAATGAAAGAATGGCTGTGGACGGTTTCAGGAGAAGGGTATCGCCTCTTGCATCCAGGGGATACTCGTTCGAGGCGAAAATTAGAACTAGAACAACTGCTCGGTCAGAAGTTCGCCGGTGTACTCTCTTCAGATGATTTTAGCGTTTATAATGGCTATCAGGCCAGTACCCAAGGTTATTCCACCCTTATAAAGGCACTAATTAAGAATACATGA
- a CDS encoding type II toxin-antitoxin system HicB family antitoxin encodes MKWRVILEPDPETNEWAVWCPELPGCISAGTTQQDAFDAIREAIALYLQPDAIERLPGAVICEVVIG; translated from the coding sequence ATGAAGTGGCGCGTTATCCTTGAACCCGATCCAGAAACCAACGAATGGGCCGTTTGGTGTCCAGAACTTCCGGGATGTATCTCTGCTGGGACAACTCAACAAGACGCATTTGATGCTATACGGGAAGCGATCGCGCTTTATTTACAACCTGATGCGATTGAACGGCTACCGGGAGCAGTAATCTGTGAAGTTGTTATTGGATGA
- a CDS encoding serine/threonine protein kinase, with protein sequence MSLQAGETLHGGDYTVVRSLNEGRVGISYLAQYKGGDRVVLKTLRDQVLADLTAQEREKFNNKLTNEAVKLARCHHPHIVRCFGSFLEQGQAFIVMEFVAGDDLASLPTATLPEEEALTYIRQVGEALTVVHGEGLVHRDIKPANIMLRAGQSEAVLIDFGVTKGFNETLTSIYSSNSDGYSALELYDPSEKVQPYSDVYGLAATLYTLLSGIVPPSAEERVKLRRKNQYLSEISGVSAETNQAICEGMALEYEDRPQTIEAFFALLNPPQTNQRFWSPFKPKPSPPPTPPDPGFRLNLYTLYVTILGIIVAIILGIFAQDIRGAIDDWFLSPGVEQRDDS encoded by the coding sequence ATGAGTTTGCAGGCGGGTGAGACTCTCCATGGGGGAGACTATACGGTGGTGCGATCGCTCAATGAAGGGCGAGTCGGGATTAGTTATCTAGCCCAGTACAAGGGGGGCGATCGCGTAGTCCTCAAAACCTTGCGGGATCAGGTTTTGGCTGACTTAACCGCCCAAGAGCGAGAAAAATTCAATAACAAGCTGACTAATGAGGCCGTCAAGCTGGCCCGTTGCCATCATCCGCACATTGTCCGCTGTTTCGGTTCATTCCTCGAACAGGGTCAGGCGTTTATTGTCATGGAGTTTGTGGCGGGAGATGATTTAGCCAGTTTGCCGACCGCAACTCTGCCCGAAGAGGAGGCGTTGACCTATATCCGCCAAGTGGGAGAGGCGTTGACGGTGGTGCATGGAGAGGGGTTGGTGCATCGGGATATTAAGCCGGCTAACATCATGCTGCGGGCGGGACAATCCGAGGCGGTGCTGATTGATTTTGGCGTCACCAAGGGGTTTAACGAAACCCTCACTTCGATTTATTCGAGCAATAGCGATGGCTATAGCGCATTGGAGCTTTATGATCCTAGTGAGAAGGTGCAACCCTATTCCGATGTCTATGGGTTGGCGGCGACGCTCTACACCCTATTATCTGGGATTGTCCCCCCCAGTGCTGAGGAACGGGTCAAGTTGCGACGGAAAAATCAGTATTTGTCGGAAATTTCTGGGGTAAGTGCTGAAACAAATCAGGCGATTTGTGAGGGGATGGCCTTGGAGTATGAAGATCGCCCCCAAACCATCGAGGCGTTTTTCGCGTTGCTGAATCCCCCCCAAACGAACCAACGATTTTGGTCGCCGTTCAAACCCAAACCGTCGCCACCACCAACACCCCCAGATCCAGGTTTTCGACTCAATCTCTACACGCTTTATGTGACAATTCTTGGGATTATTGTGGCGATTATTTTAGGAATTTTCGCCCAAGATATTCGCGGAGCCATTGATGATTGGTTCTTGTCGCCGGGTGTGGAGCAAAGGGATGACTCCTAG
- a CDS encoding type II toxin-antitoxin system Phd/YefM family antitoxin, with translation MTVNLRHIHPLSEFQRGAKAFLATLKETQSPMVLTVNGKAAVVVQDADSYQNLLDRVALLESMAGIRKSVAEFEQGQGMPLDEAFTQLRAKHDLPD, from the coding sequence ATGACCGTCAATCTTCGGCATATTCATCCTCTCTCAGAGTTTCAGCGGGGGGCAAAGGCATTTCTAGCGACCCTCAAGGAAACCCAGTCTCCCATGGTGTTAACCGTCAATGGCAAGGCTGCTGTCGTGGTGCAGGATGCAGACAGCTACCAAAATTTGCTCGATCGCGTGGCGCTTTTGGAATCTATGGCCGGAATTCGTAAGAGTGTAGCCGAGTTTGAGCAGGGGCAAGGGATGCCACTCGATGAGGCGTTCACTCAATTGCGAGCCAAGCATGACCTACCAGATTGA
- a CDS encoding type II toxin-antitoxin system RelE/ParE family toxin, with the protein MTYQIEISPTAIADVEAIFLWLKEYSADRAYRWVRGCYEIMLKLETFPNRCALAVESQYMELAVRQLLYDQQYRILFTVHETNDEHEGVVRIHRVIHASQERLQDIDQVLGD; encoded by the coding sequence ATGACCTACCAGATTGAAATCTCCCCGACAGCCATTGCCGATGTGGAGGCGATTTTTTTATGGCTCAAGGAGTATTCGGCGGATCGCGCTTATCGATGGGTGCGGGGTTGCTACGAAATCATGTTGAAATTAGAAACGTTTCCCAATCGCTGTGCATTAGCTGTAGAAAGTCAGTATATGGAGCTTGCCGTGCGCCAGTTATTGTATGACCAGCAATACCGTATTTTGTTCACGGTACATGAGACTAATGATGAGCATGAGGGGGTCGTCCGAATTCATCGTGTGATTCATGCTTCACAGGAGCGATTACAAGATATTGATCAAGTATTGGGGGATTAA
- a CDS encoding Uma2 family endonuclease — protein MAVEVQDRLTLDEFLGRPEIDESPAWELFDGMPLQKTMPGLQHSRLQGRLLSWINGLEGEFEAFPELRCSFGDRSIVPDIAIIPSEAIPLTETGEIASMGLMQAPPWLIEILSPGQSMTRVTRKLLHGLRHGTELAWLIDPAERVVLVFQCDRLPEEWPPQDLLPALSGLSLELTPEGLLGWLC, from the coding sequence ATGGCGGTAGAGGTTCAAGACCGATTAACCCTGGATGAATTTTTGGGACGGCCGGAGATTGATGAGTCTCCGGCTTGGGAATTGTTCGATGGAATGCCCTTACAAAAAACCATGCCTGGACTTCAACATAGCCGCTTACAGGGACGATTGTTGTCCTGGATTAATGGCCTGGAGGGAGAGTTTGAGGCGTTTCCTGAACTGCGGTGTAGTTTTGGCGATCGCTCTATCGTTCCTGATATTGCCATTATCCCGTCTGAGGCGATTCCTCTGACGGAGACGGGAGAGATTGCTTCAATGGGACTGATGCAGGCTCCCCCTTGGCTGATTGAGATTTTGTCCCCCGGTCAAAGTATGACCCGAGTGACTCGTAAACTGTTACATGGCTTACGTCATGGGACTGAGTTGGCTTGGTTGATTGATCCAGCGGAGCGGGTTGTGTTGGTGTTTCAGTGCGATCGCCTCCCAGAAGAATGGCCACCCCAAGACCTATTACCGGCATTATCGGGTTTGTCCCTAGAGTTGACCCCAGAGGGACTGTTGGGTTGGTTATGTTAA
- a CDS encoding DUF1778 domain-containing protein translates to MTSPTQRTPPARLEARINPETKALIQKAADLQGRTLTDFVIASVQAEAYKVIERHQSLQLSCEDSEAFIEALLNPPQPNDALKSAASRYKQIIAD, encoded by the coding sequence ATGACATCTCCCACCCAGCGAACCCCCCCGGCCCGGCTAGAAGCCCGCATTAACCCAGAAACGAAAGCCTTGATTCAGAAAGCAGCAGATCTGCAAGGACGAACCCTGACAGATTTTGTGATTGCCAGTGTTCAGGCTGAAGCCTACAAAGTGATTGAGCGTCACCAAAGCCTACAACTGAGTTGTGAAGATAGCGAAGCCTTTATAGAGGCATTGCTCAATCCCCCTCAACCGAATGACGCATTAAAATCAGCGGCTTCACGATACAAGCAAATCATCGCGGATTGA
- a CDS encoding GNAT family N-acetyltransferase gives MSFKITHLASKKHLRSNFCCGQDSLDTYLKKQASQDIKKRVSTVFVLIDDPDLTVLGYYTLSSYTVKVKNLEERFAQKLPRYPELPATLLGRLAVDQAHKGRGLGALLLIDALKKSWEASQEVGSLAVIVEALDQTALNFYLKYGFEPFRQEPMKLYLPMKSIKMLID, from the coding sequence ATGAGTTTTAAAATTACACACCTTGCTTCTAAAAAGCATCTCCGCTCAAATTTTTGCTGTGGACAAGATAGCTTAGATACTTATCTCAAAAAACAAGCCTCTCAAGATATCAAAAAACGAGTCTCCACGGTCTTTGTTTTAATTGATGATCCTGACCTAACAGTTCTGGGCTACTACACCCTCTCGTCCTACACGGTCAAGGTGAAAAACTTAGAAGAACGCTTTGCCCAGAAGTTACCCCGCTATCCAGAACTGCCTGCAACCCTATTAGGCCGTCTTGCGGTTGATCAGGCTCACAAAGGTCGAGGGTTAGGGGCCCTCTTACTCATAGATGCCCTCAAAAAGTCTTGGGAAGCCTCTCAGGAGGTTGGCTCTTTGGCAGTCATTGTAGAAGCTTTAGACCAAACAGCCTTGAATTTTTATCTCAAGTATGGGTTTGAACCTTTTAGGCAAGAACCAATGAAGCTCTATTTACCCATGAAGTCCATCAAGATGCTTATAGATTAA